From the Oryzias melastigma strain HK-1 linkage group LG13, ASM292280v2, whole genome shotgun sequence genome, the window ttttttcattttccttatttttctttctgtcgtAGCTTTTTTTagcgcatttatttatttgtttgtttgtataattttcatatgtttgttattttgagtGACTACGTGTTCTGTGACTTTGAATCTGTCCATAAACGGGGGAAATGCCTCTTTTGTTGACGTTGCTAGGAATGCTTCTTCTCTCTTGTTTCGCCCGAGCAGTTTTTTCCGGTGCACGCCCTTGACTTCCTTCAAGAGGTGATAGTAGAGGAACTTTTTTGTCGCTGCACCGACCAGAGGTcgcaaatagaaataaaaaggtGCATTTTGCAGGAGGTTTCGGTGACCATGGGGTCTGCTGCAGACGATAAGAAGTCTCTTCCTCCTCCCGGGATCGTGAACAGGAACTCGGTGTGGCTGGCGGGGATCGGTTGGTTCTCCGCGGTGCTTCAGAATGCTATCAACCACAGGCCGCCCGTGAAGTCAGGTTAGCATTTAGCTCTGGAACAAACAGGCACTCTGCGCAGCCTCGAGAATTAAATACTAAACCTACcgctaaatttaaatgtatttagttagtttattttcttgatGGAACAGTACttcttgtaaataaaacctTCATGGTCGGATAGTCTGTTTATGTCGCTTTAAATGCTATATTTGGAGGGTTAGCTAGCAGCAGAGCTAAAGCTTTATCCATGAAATTGTCTCCacatattttgttaaagttgATATTTACTTATGGACTCTTTTGGTATTACTAGGTTGTTTTGAGGAATGTTTTGTAAAGAAATGAGCTCAAGTTCTGCTCACATTTGTTGGATCAAAGTGTTTAGAAGCTGCAGAAAGCTGCACCATGTTTATGTTTATAGCTTTTACTGATAGTAACTTTGGGCTCTGTGAGGTTTTGTAATGATGGAAAACtaagatttattcattttaatttcttttaatcagTGTGGTCAACCAGTAACAATCTTACCTGTTCGGACACAAACAAAACTCTGTCCTCTTgatcagggatctgcaacctttaaatgctaaaagaaatattcagtcCAGCTTCTTACTGGATCAAAACACAGCGAGAGCCACAACGTTCAACCTCACCGTTTacaaaaatacacttcaggattttgtggccattaatcaatgaattaaaaaaaaacttttaagtatttatagaatttttttctccaaataacaaatgtaactaacatctttttattttgacagtagcacatacaagttcctttcaaaataaaatgcatgctGGGTCCAAAAAGCTCATTTTGCTGCAGATggtttacttgaattaaaaatataagaaacataaacatgacaACTTTGGTGTagaatcctttttttaaccCATTGATGTAAATGCAATTACATGCTTAGAAATGTtcattgttgtgcagcagaagattaGAATATATGCCTTAAGCTTACTTTAACGATAAGGGAAAGTAGATTTTATTATCCTGTTGCTCAGCTATTTGACATGttcaaaatctaaacataaagataaaaagtcattaataactaaaactgaaaatcattagcatttttcttcaaagaggataaaagagccacatgtgacttcGGAGCTTCAGGTTGTAGACTCCACTTCTACATAACACCCTCTCAGATTGGGGTTTTATCAGTCTGCCTCCAGAATTTAGGATCGATCTCATCTTGATCAATCCCAGTGAAGACTTCTAGGATCACATTGGATTTGCTGTTTATGCCAGAGTTACGCCACGTtagttaaatgaataaataatttaccTATAAATCTGTTTTACAATCCACCAAACTCAAAACTAGAGCAAAAAGGGAAATGGCAGAAAagattaggctttttttaatggatGCAATAGAAAATGCCTCTTTcttaaaaacgtatttaaatttataagtaataaatcattttttttcaagggtttaaaatattttgccaAACAGTGTTGATGATTTGTGTccacttttaaataacattttagaattttttttgatCGTTTTTCCTCGTTATATCGAGATAATAAAAAAACGAAGAATGAAGCGTCCCACTCCCGCTTTCTCGCACGAAGACATAGAGACTTtatctgttttaagtctctttagtttgtggttaacaacaaaaacagcagaataacTTTATCTTAGTAGTCTTCCATATGTCTCCTTCTTCTTTCTCCAGGTGTCCATCGACAGTTTCTTTTGGCGACAGTCGGCTGGTTCCTCGGCTACCATctaacaaaacatgaaaactacACGTACGCGAGGCTGGACCGGGACATGAACGAGTACGTCAAAATCCACCCTGAGAAGTTTCAACCAAAAGGTTTGTCCACTTCAGGATCTCCTATTACTTTTCATTTATGTGTAAATCCTCAAGCTTCTGATTTGTATCATCTACGATTTCcatttaaactgttaaaatgatCGCCAACATATGTTCaacaattcttttattttatgttctgTTCAATTTATGAGagttttatgctattttttatattctgaGTGCAATCCTTAGATTTTTAGAGTACTGAAATAGTAAAATTCTGCTTCTTCTCCCTCTAGAAAAAAAGACGTTTGCAGAGATCGTCGAGCCTTTCCATCCAGTGCGCTAAACGGCCGCTCAGACGGGAGAAAAGAGGACGGACGGACTATTTGCAGACTTGTTttgagcagcttttattttgtgaaatctGTATCCATCACATTCTGTGAAATTTAggtatgtaaataaaaaaaatatataaaataaatcattgttGGATGGTTTTCATGAAGTAAaattcagcttctttttttaaataga encodes:
- the ndufc2 gene encoding NADH dehydrogenase [ubiquinone] 1 subunit C2: MGSAADDKKSLPPPGIVNRNSVWLAGIGWFSAVLQNAINHRPPVKSGVHRQFLLATVGWFLGYHLTKHENYTYARLDRDMNEYVKIHPEKFQPKEKKTFAEIVEPFHPVR